In Chryseobacterium gotjawalense, the following are encoded in one genomic region:
- a CDS encoding low molecular weight protein-tyrosine-phosphatase, with the protein MKILMVCLGNICRSPLAEGILQSKLPEDFIVDSAGTIDMHEGKSPDQRSIQTAHNYNVDISQQKSRPFSADDFQEYDRIFVMDKNNLKDVLKLATTEVQRNKVSLILENNEEVPDPYWSEMAEFDRVYRLLDKACERIASELKGN; encoded by the coding sequence ATGAAAATTTTAATGGTCTGCCTGGGCAATATTTGCAGAAGTCCTTTGGCAGAAGGAATCCTGCAGTCGAAACTCCCTGAAGACTTTATTGTAGATTCTGCGGGAACGATTGACATGCATGAAGGTAAAAGTCCAGATCAGCGATCCATCCAAACCGCTCACAACTATAATGTTGATATTTCTCAACAGAAATCAAGACCCTTTTCAGCTGATGATTTTCAGGAATACGACCGTATTTTTGTAATGGACAAAAACAATTTAAAAGACGTTTTGAAGTTGGCAACAACAGAAGTTCAACGAAATAAGGTTTCTTTAATTCTAGAGAATAATGAAGAAGTTCCTGACCCTTATTGGAGTGAAATGGCAGAGTTCGATCGGGTTTATCGACTTTTAGATAAGGCTTGTGAGAGAATTGCTTCGGAGTTGAAAGGAAATTGA
- a CDS encoding SAM-dependent methyltransferase, whose translation MLFLIPAYLSENSPIDYFAPAVKEYILKTDYFFVENEKTARKVIKFFAPEKKQADLKLFLLDKNTERKDLQEAQMLMKKGQDFGLLSEAGLPCIADPGNVMVMWCHENAVKVVPINGPSSIIMALISSGFNGQEFTFHGYLPIEKSEKKAKIKWLENQVLTTGYSQIFMETPYRNNPLFDDLCKVLAPSSKLCIAANINDPKEEFIKTLTIKEWQKNKPELHKIPAVFVLGK comes from the coding sequence ATGCTATTCCTCATTCCTGCTTATTTATCAGAAAACTCACCAATCGATTATTTTGCGCCGGCCGTAAAAGAATATATTTTAAAGACCGATTATTTCTTTGTAGAAAATGAAAAAACCGCAAGAAAAGTCATTAAGTTTTTCGCGCCCGAAAAAAAGCAGGCCGATTTAAAGTTGTTTCTGCTGGATAAAAATACCGAAAGAAAAGATTTACAGGAAGCCCAAATGCTGATGAAAAAAGGGCAGGATTTCGGTTTGCTTTCAGAAGCCGGTTTGCCCTGTATTGCAGATCCCGGAAATGTAATGGTGATGTGGTGTCATGAAAATGCCGTAAAAGTAGTTCCAATTAATGGGCCTTCTTCCATCATTATGGCTTTGATTTCCAGTGGGTTTAATGGTCAGGAATTTACTTTTCACGGTTATTTGCCGATCGAGAAATCAGAGAAAAAAGCGAAGATCAAATGGCTGGAGAATCAGGTGTTGACCACGGGCTACTCTCAGATTTTCATGGAAACGCCTTACCGTAACAATCCGCTTTTTGATGATTTATGCAAAGTTTTGGCGCCGAGTTCTAAGCTGTGTATCGCTGCAAATATTAATGATCCAAAAGAGGAGTTTATTAAGACTTTAACCATTAAAGAATGGCAGAAGAATAAACCGGAACTTCATAAAATTCCTGCGGTTTTTGTACTGGGTAAATAA
- a CDS encoding Mpo1 family 2-hydroxy fatty acid dioxygenase, with protein sequence MRKIDRLFSEYAESHQNHKNKLIHWICVPLIFYSILGFISLIPAPHFCFLYFGCISIVSIIALLLVTLFYVRLSWRIALLMILIMALLEHLVYFINVKFEHQSWIVFVSIFILSWIGQFYGHKIEGKKPSFLKDLQFLLIGPIWLLHFILKKLKIKY encoded by the coding sequence ATGAGAAAAATTGACCGTCTCTTTTCCGAGTATGCCGAAAGCCACCAGAATCACAAGAATAAATTGATCCACTGGATTTGTGTCCCTTTAATTTTCTATTCGATTCTTGGGTTTATTTCACTGATTCCGGCGCCGCATTTTTGTTTCCTTTATTTCGGATGCATCAGTATTGTGAGTATTATCGCTTTGCTCTTAGTGACACTTTTTTATGTCAGATTATCGTGGCGGATTGCTTTACTGATGATTCTCATCATGGCATTACTGGAGCATCTTGTTTACTTTATCAATGTGAAATTTGAACATCAGTCCTGGATAGTCTTTGTTTCAATATTCATTCTTTCCTGGATCGGGCAGTTTTACGGGCATAAAATCGAAGGCAAAAAACCCAGTTTCTTAAAAGATTTACAGTTTCTTTTAATTGGACCTATTTGGTTACTTCATTTTATTTTAAAAAAACTAAAAATTAAATATTAA
- a CDS encoding class I SAM-dependent methyltransferase, whose protein sequence is MKDLMGQAIWDFYHDNSPENLLTETSISEMDDLPVDYLFRDFDEMNLVEQKALELSKGKVLDIGAGAGSHSLYLQNEKSLDVLALDFSPKSIEVCQLRGVKKTVCSDMLQFSGETFDTILLLMNGTGIFQSLDKIDIYLEKLHSLLNENGQILIDSTDILYMYDRADDGGVLVPTEHYYGEVDYFVHYKLDTEKPIKWLYLDFETLKRAVENIGFKIEKILQEEDSFLARLTKKDLN, encoded by the coding sequence ATGAAAGATTTAATGGGACAGGCGATTTGGGATTTTTATCACGATAACAGTCCTGAGAATTTATTAACGGAAACTTCCATTTCGGAAATGGACGATTTGCCGGTAGATTATCTGTTCCGGGATTTTGATGAAATGAATTTGGTGGAACAAAAAGCACTGGAATTATCGAAAGGTAAAGTTCTCGATATCGGCGCAGGCGCGGGTTCTCACAGTTTATACCTCCAGAATGAAAAGAGTCTGGATGTTTTGGCGTTAGATTTTTCTCCCAAATCAATTGAGGTTTGCCAACTGCGCGGCGTTAAAAAAACGGTATGTTCAGATATGCTTCAGTTTTCCGGTGAAACTTTCGATACCATTTTACTATTGATGAATGGCACTGGAATTTTTCAGTCACTTGATAAAATCGATATTTATTTAGAGAAATTGCATTCATTATTAAATGAAAACGGACAGATATTAATTGACAGTACCGATATTCTCTACATGTACGACCGCGCTGATGATGGCGGAGTGCTGGTGCCAACCGAGCATTATTACGGCGAAGTCGATTATTTTGTTCATTATAAACTCGATACTGAAAAACCAATCAAATGGCTTTATCTGGATTTTGAAACTTTGAAAAGAGCCGTCGAAAATATCGGATTTAAGATTGAAAAAATACTTCAGGAAGAAGATTCCTTTTTGGCGAGATTAACAAAAAAAGACCTGAATTAA
- the metG gene encoding methionine--tRNA ligase, translating into MSDRKMITAALPYANGPVHIGHLAGVYIPADVYARFQRRLGKDVAFIGGSDEHGIPITIRAKKEGVTPQDIVDKYHGIIKKSFEDLGISFDEYSRTTSERHRDVSQDFFKTLYNKGKFIEEVSEQYFDEQANEFLADRYIVGTCPNCGNENAYGDQCEECGSTLSPSELINPKSMLSGNIPVLKETKNWYLPLNDYEDFLNEWIIEGHKDDWKPNVYGQVKSWLTDGLKPRAMTRDLNWGVPVPLPNAEGKVLYVWFDAPIGYISFTQEWAEKNGKDWKDYWQNENTDLVHFIGKDNIVFHCIIFPAMMKAHGDYIMPTNVPAFEFLNLENDKISTSRNWAVWAHEYVQEFPGQQDVLRYSLLSSAPETKDNNFTWKDFQTKNNSELVGIFGNFINRVAVLIHKYYDGIIPAGNENAEELNEVSKAATEVENFLEHYEFRNALTAMMNLARFGNQYLQIEEPWKTIKDNPEKAAASLFVAAQIAVGLAQICEPFLPFSAEKLQKMFNVSQLNWSEIKNEKVLIKTGHQINPAELLFSKIEDETIEFQIQKLENTKQSNKKTNPKANPMKEEIQFDDFTKIDLRTATILTAEKVEKADKLLKFSVDTGVDVRTVVSGVAESFTPEECVGKQVMILLNLAPRKIRGIESQGMLLLTNNSEGKLVFVTPTETVENGVEIG; encoded by the coding sequence ATGTCAGATAGAAAGATGATTACGGCTGCCTTGCCGTACGCAAACGGACCGGTTCATATCGGTCATTTAGCTGGAGTTTATATTCCAGCAGATGTTTATGCGAGATTTCAGAGAAGACTGGGAAAAGACGTCGCGTTTATTGGTGGTTCCGATGAACACGGAATTCCTATTACAATCCGTGCAAAAAAAGAAGGCGTAACGCCACAGGATATCGTTGACAAATACCACGGAATCATCAAAAAATCGTTCGAGGATTTGGGGATTTCTTTTGATGAATATTCCCGAACCACTTCTGAAAGACACCGTGATGTGAGTCAGGATTTCTTCAAAACCCTGTATAATAAAGGAAAATTTATCGAAGAAGTTTCCGAACAATACTTTGATGAACAGGCCAATGAGTTTCTTGCCGACCGCTATATCGTAGGAACCTGCCCGAATTGCGGCAACGAAAACGCTTATGGTGACCAGTGTGAAGAATGTGGCTCTACCCTTTCCCCGTCTGAACTGATTAATCCAAAATCAATGCTGAGCGGAAATATTCCTGTTTTAAAGGAAACCAAAAACTGGTACCTTCCTTTAAATGATTATGAAGATTTCCTTAATGAATGGATTATCGAAGGTCATAAAGACGACTGGAAACCCAACGTTTACGGACAGGTAAAATCATGGTTAACCGATGGTTTGAAACCGAGAGCCATGACCAGAGATTTGAACTGGGGCGTTCCGGTTCCTCTTCCAAATGCGGAAGGAAAAGTACTTTACGTTTGGTTTGATGCGCCTATCGGTTATATTTCCTTCACCCAGGAATGGGCAGAAAAAAATGGAAAAGACTGGAAAGATTACTGGCAGAACGAAAATACTGATTTGGTTCATTTTATCGGAAAAGACAATATCGTTTTCCACTGTATTATTTTCCCGGCGATGATGAAAGCGCATGGCGATTACATAATGCCGACCAATGTTCCTGCTTTTGAATTTTTAAATTTAGAAAACGACAAAATCTCAACTTCTCGAAACTGGGCGGTTTGGGCGCATGAATATGTTCAGGAATTCCCGGGACAGCAGGATGTTTTGCGTTATTCGCTTCTTTCTTCAGCTCCGGAAACCAAAGACAATAACTTTACCTGGAAAGATTTTCAAACCAAAAACAATTCAGAATTGGTGGGAATTTTCGGAAACTTCATCAACAGAGTTGCCGTTCTGATTCATAAATATTACGACGGAATTATTCCTGCTGGAAACGAAAATGCAGAAGAACTGAACGAAGTCTCCAAAGCCGCGACCGAAGTTGAAAATTTCCTGGAACATTATGAATTCAGAAATGCTTTGACAGCGATGATGAATCTCGCCCGTTTCGGAAATCAATATCTTCAGATTGAAGAACCCTGGAAAACCATTAAAGATAATCCTGAAAAAGCAGCAGCTTCCTTATTTGTGGCCGCGCAAATTGCAGTTGGATTAGCACAGATCTGTGAACCATTCCTTCCTTTCAGTGCAGAGAAATTACAGAAAATGTTCAATGTTTCTCAATTAAACTGGAGCGAAATTAAAAATGAAAAAGTACTCATCAAAACCGGGCACCAAATTAATCCAGCGGAATTATTATTCTCGAAAATTGAAGATGAAACGATTGAATTCCAGATTCAGAAATTAGAAAACACAAAACAATCCAACAAAAAAACCAACCCCAAAGCTAATCCTATGAAAGAAGAAATTCAATTTGATGATTTTACCAAAATAGATTTAAGAACCGCTACCATTTTGACCGCTGAAAAAGTGGAAAAAGCAGATAAATTGTTGAAATTCTCTGTAGATACGGGAGTTGATGTAAGAACGGTTGTTTCCGGTGTTGCCGAAAGTTTCACTCCGGAAGAATGTGTAGGAAAACAGGTGATGATTTTATTAAATCTCGCCCCACGTAAAATCCGCGGAATCGAATCTCAGGGAATGTTGCTTTTAACGAATAACTCTGAAGGGAAATTGGTATTTGTAACTCCAACTGAAACGGTGGAAAACGGTGTAGAAATCGGATAA
- a CDS encoding SusC/RagA family TonB-linked outer membrane protein: MRNYTKVLKIAPAFLLAGTMLHAQTNDSIKTAEIEQVVLIGYGKQKKEDLTGSIASITSKDFNPGSTSADQLIIGKAPGVTVTGNGGNPGSGATIRIRGGASLTASNDPLIVIDGIPMDFGGLSGASNALALINPNDIESFDVLKDASAAAIYGNRASNGVILITTKKGSSGRVRVNFSTSGSVSTKMGNQSVLTADEFRDFVKANASQHYVDKLGTANTNWQDLIYQTAWGTDNNVAITGGIKQLPYRLSLGYTEQNGIVRTNEFKRTSVGLNLTPKFFDNHLSVTANVKGSMTENRFPAGVIGAAQFFDPTQEVFDYSAQGNKVNNYWEWFLNPDNINVNATRNPIASLYGRRDVSTVFRGIGNLQLDYKFHFLPDLHFNVVGGYDYQKGTGAITQYPGYAGMLASGDVSTRRDYTQEKTNKLLETYLNYVKTITAIDTKVDLMAGYSYQQFHDKVPSATTYYGNPTRVATPSNAYEGKLTLLGFYGRGIFSIANKYILTGSVRRDATSRFYNGTDLKNNWGTFYAASGAWKIKNENFLKSSTVFSDLKLRAGWGETGQQEVGGYYNSFASYNVSDPTAQYGFGDQFYLMYRPTQYNPNLTWETTATVNAGLDFGFLNNRITGSIDWFKKNTRDLQARVQVPAGEFSNTNIKNVGTMKTDGIEFLINVNPVKTEDFTWDFSFNVAHYNPKVTHFDDVADGYVIQQGGISGGVGNTVQAHSVGYTPFSFYVYQQAYDSNGKPLEGVYVDRNGDGKISADGDKYFYKSTTPDATFGFSTKFKFKNWDLSTSLRAVVGNYVYNNFDSQSNVQSIATNEYLQNISSTTANYGFGTPQYWSDAFVEDASFLRMDNLTLGYNFGDVFNKGGNLRVYGMAQNVFVVTDYSGVDPEIFGNIDNGFYQRPKVYSLGLNFQF; the protein is encoded by the coding sequence GTGAGAAACTATACTAAAGTATTAAAAATTGCTCCAGCTTTTTTATTGGCCGGGACAATGTTACATGCACAAACTAATGATTCCATAAAAACTGCCGAGATCGAGCAGGTGGTTTTGATTGGTTATGGAAAGCAGAAGAAAGAAGATCTTACCGGATCGATTGCTTCGATTACGTCGAAAGACTTTAATCCTGGATCTACATCTGCAGATCAATTGATTATTGGCAAGGCGCCTGGTGTTACGGTTACCGGAAACGGTGGTAATCCAGGTTCAGGAGCTACCATTCGTATTAGAGGTGGAGCATCTTTGACAGCAAGTAATGATCCTTTAATAGTGATCGACGGAATCCCAATGGATTTTGGTGGTCTAAGTGGAGCTTCAAATGCGCTAGCATTGATTAATCCAAATGACATCGAATCTTTCGACGTTTTAAAAGATGCTTCTGCTGCAGCCATTTATGGTAACAGAGCTTCGAATGGGGTGATTTTGATTACCACCAAAAAAGGTTCTTCCGGAAGAGTGAGAGTGAACTTCTCTACTTCAGGATCGGTATCTACCAAAATGGGGAATCAGAGCGTTTTAACTGCAGACGAATTTAGAGATTTCGTAAAAGCAAATGCTTCACAGCATTATGTAGACAAACTCGGAACGGCAAATACCAATTGGCAGGATTTAATTTATCAAACCGCTTGGGGAACCGATAATAACGTTGCCATTACAGGTGGGATTAAACAGTTACCTTACCGTTTGTCTTTAGGATATACCGAACAAAACGGTATTGTAAGAACCAATGAGTTTAAAAGAACATCAGTAGGCTTAAATTTAACTCCGAAATTCTTTGATAACCACTTGAGCGTTACGGCTAACGTGAAAGGATCGATGACAGAGAACCGTTTCCCTGCAGGAGTGATTGGTGCCGCACAGTTTTTTGATCCTACACAAGAAGTATTTGATTATTCAGCTCAAGGTAATAAAGTAAATAACTATTGGGAATGGTTTCTAAATCCTGATAATATTAATGTGAATGCAACCAGAAATCCTATTGCTTCTTTATACGGAAGAAGAGACGTTTCTACTGTATTCCGTGGAATTGGGAATTTGCAGTTGGATTATAAATTTCATTTCCTTCCAGACCTGCATTTTAATGTAGTTGGTGGATATGATTATCAGAAAGGAACTGGTGCGATCACTCAATATCCTGGATATGCAGGAATGTTGGCTTCCGGTGACGTGAGTACAAGAAGAGATTATACGCAGGAGAAAACCAATAAATTATTAGAAACTTATTTAAACTACGTAAAAACAATTACCGCAATTGATACGAAAGTAGATTTAATGGCTGGTTATTCTTATCAGCAGTTTCATGACAAAGTACCATCTGCAACAACTTATTACGGAAATCCAACAAGGGTTGCGACGCCAAGCAATGCTTACGAAGGAAAATTAACTTTATTAGGTTTCTATGGCCGTGGTATTTTTTCCATTGCCAATAAATATATCTTAACCGGATCTGTAAGAAGAGATGCTACGTCTCGATTCTACAACGGAACTGATTTGAAAAATAACTGGGGAACATTCTATGCAGCTTCAGGAGCCTGGAAAATCAAAAATGAAAACTTCCTGAAAAGCTCTACTGTATTTTCAGATTTGAAACTACGTGCCGGTTGGGGAGAAACAGGACAACAGGAAGTAGGAGGTTACTATAATTCCTTTGCTTCTTACAATGTGTCCGATCCTACTGCACAGTACGGTTTCGGAGATCAGTTTTATTTAATGTACCGTCCGACTCAGTATAATCCTAACTTAACCTGGGAAACGACAGCAACGGTTAATGCGGGATTGGATTTTGGATTTTTGAACAACAGAATTACCGGTTCAATCGATTGGTTTAAGAAAAACACCAGAGATTTACAGGCAAGAGTTCAGGTTCCGGCAGGAGAATTCAGCAATACCAATATCAAAAATGTTGGGACGATGAAAACTGATGGGATTGAGTTCCTGATTAATGTGAATCCTGTAAAAACAGAAGATTTTACCTGGGACTTCAGCTTTAATGTTGCTCATTATAACCCTAAAGTTACCCATTTTGATGATGTAGCCGATGGTTACGTTATTCAACAGGGAGGTATTTCCGGTGGAGTTGGGAATACGGTACAAGCTCACAGTGTAGGATATACGCCATTCAGTTTCTATGTGTATCAGCAAGCCTATGATTCTAATGGAAAACCATTGGAAGGAGTTTACGTTGACAGAAACGGCGATGGTAAAATCAGTGCAGATGGTGATAAATATTTCTATAAATCAACTACACCAGATGCAACTTTTGGTTTCTCTACGAAATTCAAATTTAAAAACTGGGATCTGTCCACTTCTTTGAGAGCCGTTGTAGGAAATTATGTTTATAATAACTTCGATTCCCAATCAAACGTTCAAAGTATTGCAACCAATGAATACTTACAGAATATCTCCAGCACAACTGCAAACTACGGATTTGGAACGCCACAGTACTGGAGTGATGCTTTCGTAGAAGATGCTTCATTCTTAAGAATGGATAATTTAACGTTAGGCTATAACTTCGGAGATGTTTTCAATAAAGGAGGCAATCTTAGAGTTTACGGAATGGCGCAGAATGTATTTGTAGTCACTGATTATTCGGGCGTAGATCCAGAGATTTTTGGAAATATTGATAACGGATTTTATCAGAGACCAAAAGTGTATTCATTAGGATTAAACTTTCAATTTTAA
- a CDS encoding RagB/SusD family nutrient uptake outer membrane protein: MKNFRIKNISIAVALFGASLTMTSCINDLRQEPITEVTAASLYKDFGNYKNLLAKLYGGLAVGGQTGGDGNGDIADIDGGFSNYMRLLYIMQEITTDEAVIGWNDGTLPEFHKMTWTPANEFNNAMYYRLYTEVAFCNEFIKNTTDEMLSQNGISGASADEAKAMRAEAKFIRAQAYYHLLDLYGNVPFVDETTFGTLPKQISRAELFKYVESELISAATDLKAPKANEYGRVDKAAAWTLLSRLYLNAKVYTGAERNADVIANTEKVIGAGYTLNPKYENLFLADNNLNNPENIFSIVYDGLKTQTNGGTTFMVHAAVGGTMDPAAFGINGGWGGIRTTKAFVQKFEPTDLRGRFYTSGQSLEINDLGNFNDGYAFIKYKNVKSNGAVGAHDNWVEADMPVYRLADVYLMYAEAVLRGGGGSMTTAVGYVNALRNRAKASPVAFIDLNFILDERSRELSWENTRRTDLIRFGKFTSATYLWPWKGNAKDGIAVGEYRNLFPIPNNDLVVNKNLVQNPGY, translated from the coding sequence ATGAAAAATTTCAGAATAAAAAATATTTCTATCGCAGTAGCCCTTTTTGGTGCTTCGCTCACGATGACCTCTTGTATTAATGATTTAAGACAGGAACCCATCACCGAAGTTACCGCTGCAAGTCTTTATAAAGATTTTGGAAATTACAAAAACCTGTTGGCTAAATTATACGGAGGTTTAGCAGTAGGAGGACAAACTGGTGGAGACGGCAACGGAGATATCGCTGATATCGATGGTGGATTTTCCAACTATATGAGACTGTTGTATATCATGCAGGAGATCACTACGGATGAAGCAGTAATTGGATGGAATGACGGTACCCTGCCTGAATTTCATAAAATGACCTGGACTCCGGCCAATGAATTCAACAATGCAATGTATTACAGACTGTATACAGAAGTTGCTTTCTGTAATGAATTTATTAAAAACACCACTGATGAAATGTTGAGTCAGAACGGTATTTCAGGAGCCAGTGCTGATGAAGCAAAAGCAATGCGTGCTGAAGCAAAATTCATTAGAGCACAAGCATATTATCATTTGTTAGACCTTTACGGGAATGTTCCTTTTGTTGATGAAACTACTTTTGGTACTTTGCCAAAACAAATTTCCAGAGCTGAACTTTTCAAATATGTTGAATCAGAATTAATTTCTGCCGCAACCGATTTGAAAGCACCGAAAGCGAACGAATATGGCAGAGTAGATAAAGCAGCTGCGTGGACTCTTCTTTCCAGATTATATTTGAATGCGAAAGTATATACCGGAGCTGAAAGAAATGCAGATGTTATCGCAAATACTGAAAAAGTAATTGGAGCAGGCTATACCTTAAATCCAAAATATGAGAATTTATTCTTGGCTGATAATAATCTTAATAATCCAGAAAACATCTTTTCGATTGTATATGATGGATTAAAGACCCAGACCAATGGTGGAACAACATTTATGGTTCATGCTGCAGTTGGTGGAACTATGGATCCTGCGGCTTTTGGTATCAATGGAGGTTGGGGTGGTATCAGAACCACTAAAGCTTTCGTACAGAAATTTGAACCTACCGATCTAAGAGGACGTTTTTATACAAGCGGTCAGTCTTTAGAAATCAATGATCTCGGAAACTTCAATGATGGATACGCTTTTATCAAATATAAAAACGTAAAAAGCAACGGAGCTGTCGGAGCACACGACAACTGGGTAGAAGCAGATATGCCTGTTTACCGTTTGGCAGATGTTTATTTAATGTATGCCGAAGCAGTTCTTAGAGGTGGCGGCGGCAGCATGACTACAGCGGTTGGATACGTAAATGCGCTAAGAAACAGAGCAAAGGCATCGCCAGTTGCATTTATCGATCTTAACTTTATTTTAGACGAAAGATCAAGAGAATTGTCTTGGGAAAATACCAGAAGAACCGATTTAATCCGTTTTGGTAAATTCACCTCGGCAACTTATTTATGGCCTTGGAAAGGAAATGCAAAAGATGGTATTGCTGTTGGCGAGTACCGTAATTTGTTCCCAATCCCGAACAATGATTTGGTTGTAAACAAGAATCTTGTACAAAATCCTGGTTATTAA
- a CDS encoding SusE domain-containing protein yields the protein MKNNIFKHIFLALTLILGLASCEDRDIVTIDNVSSPIVMDLSANSLILDKNFPGNPALTVTWKSAAYTVPTEISYKIEIAGDKDFGKPHTLATVAGSQRAAAFTMLQMNDAAAAIGLVPNVSAKMFMRVISYLGSGHSLEATSNVTSLMVTPYVLTYPNFYLVGGATFVGWTPEKAQILYKKDNLSYIYTNLQSGENFRFLGQLAWDGKNYALNTAGTKADNQYFKQWSDVFAKPDGDEENIKFTGASGVYKITINATQGVQTIEAKPSPIAAFDFPEIYLVGNIAGNGWNEANAVPMTTIGDGVYEFTSTLAADTEFKILGQKSWGNLDWGNISGDGNTGFVGPKGDNGNIKFVGDGSSYKITVNLKGGIYKIIKL from the coding sequence ATGAAAAATAATATATTTAAACATATTTTTTTGGCTCTTACCCTCATCTTAGGTTTGGCATCGTGTGAAGATCGCGATATCGTAACCATAGATAATGTATCATCGCCAATCGTGATGGATCTCTCTGCAAACAGTTTGATTTTAGACAAAAACTTTCCAGGGAATCCTGCGCTTACTGTAACATGGAAATCTGCAGCGTACACTGTGCCTACAGAAATTTCATATAAAATTGAAATAGCCGGGGATAAAGATTTCGGAAAACCTCATACCTTAGCGACAGTTGCCGGGTCACAAAGAGCAGCAGCTTTTACCATGTTGCAGATGAATGATGCAGCTGCGGCAATCGGTTTGGTACCTAATGTATCAGCTAAAATGTTTATGAGAGTAATTTCGTACTTAGGATCAGGGCACTCTTTAGAAGCAACCTCTAATGTTACCTCATTGATGGTTACCCCTTACGTTTTAACCTATCCTAACTTTTACTTGGTAGGAGGTGCGACGTTTGTTGGCTGGACTCCGGAAAAAGCTCAGATTTTATACAAAAAAGACAATCTTTCTTACATCTATACCAATTTACAAAGTGGTGAAAATTTCAGATTCTTAGGGCAGTTGGCTTGGGATGGAAAAAACTACGCTTTGAATACCGCTGGTACAAAAGCGGACAACCAATATTTCAAACAATGGAGTGACGTTTTCGCAAAACCAGATGGTGATGAGGAAAATATTAAATTCACCGGAGCTAGTGGAGTGTATAAAATCACAATCAACGCTACGCAGGGAGTTCAAACTATTGAAGCAAAACCATCTCCGATTGCAGCTTTCGATTTCCCGGAAATTTATTTAGTAGGAAACATAGCAGGTAACGGATGGAATGAAGCAAATGCTGTCCCGATGACTACGATTGGTGACGGTGTTTATGAATTCACATCAACACTTGCAGCTGATACTGAATTCAAAATTTTAGGACAAAAATCCTGGGGCAACCTGGATTGGGGTAATATCTCCGGAGATGGAAATACTGGGTTCGTTGGTCCGAAAGGAGATAACGGAAACATTAAGTTTGTAGGTGATGGTAGTTCATACAAAATCACAGTGAATCTTAAAGGTGGAATTTATAAAATTATCAAACTATAA